From Candidatus Cloacimonadota bacterium, the proteins below share one genomic window:
- a CDS encoding DUF1292 domain-containing protein — protein MTKKDNCLNNEDEVKNCNCEGDSCECEESCDAESNIITLDMEDGSQKDFMVLDIVNHEGANYVALAEVGAMEYDILRFEEAEEELELSIIEDDDEYNKIAELFTERFNSMQELEEE, from the coding sequence ATGACAAAGAAAGATAATTGCCTCAACAATGAGGATGAAGTAAAGAATTGCAACTGTGAAGGCGATAGTTGTGAGTGTGAAGAATCCTGCGACGCAGAATCTAACATCATAACCTTGGATATGGAAGATGGAAGTCAAAAAGACTTTATGGTGTTGGACATAGTAAATCACGAAGGTGCAAACTACGTTGCCTTAGCTGAAGTAGGAGCAATGGAATATGACATACTCCGCTTTGAAGAAGCTGAAGAAGAATTGGAACTTAGCATTATAGAAGATGACGATGAATACAACAAAATTGCTGAGTTGTTTACAGAGCGTTTTAACTCTATGCAGGAACTTGAAGAAGAATAA
- a CDS encoding chitobiase/beta-hexosaminidase C-terminal domain-containing protein, with protein MKQELNTHNSILTILHILLLSLCAFLMMSCSDTSPSWDNEPLEAPQFSPSGGVFNNDIEVLIYSKSYGATIHYTMDGSEPNTESSVYSGLIQVNTDTTIKARAYKDGCMPSTISTADFVFDRETVMPVEISPIEEYFYNPVLVTMSCPTSEAEIYYTTDGTSPDQNSLRYEGPFEVETRCVVKAKAYAENMISSLVTTAFYDLAAHDPVFSVEPGIYSDAQIVSLSCETIEADIRYTTDGSEPDETSMLYTDPIEIAVNTIIKARSFYSNWIPSSIVSGFYIINLANQMEFIPAGSFNNGTANVNLSAFYIGKREITELEWVYVMLDMDEIRPDMPITEINWNSAVEYCNRRSIIEGYEPCYEYSGYGVNPNNWPNILDHQQITCNWNANGYRMPTEMEWMYAARGGHLSNDYIYSGSDNIDLVAWYSGSAITEPQFVGTKEPNELGLYDMSGNVWEFCWDFYIHEYTNTQSTDPVGPSSGQYRVLRGGSFSTDATNCTVSRRFSTPANLTADAHGLRVARKY; from the coding sequence ATGAAGCAAGAACTTAATACGCACAATTCAATTCTTACCATTCTACATATTTTGTTACTTAGTCTATGTGCTTTTTTGATGATGTCTTGTAGCGACACCAGCCCATCCTGGGACAATGAACCGTTGGAAGCACCCCAGTTTAGTCCTTCTGGGGGCGTATTCAATAATGATATCGAAGTTCTTATCTACAGTAAAAGTTATGGTGCGACTATCCATTATACTATGGATGGGAGTGAACCCAATACGGAATCGAGCGTATATAGCGGTCTTATTCAGGTTAATACCGATACTACAATTAAAGCAAGAGCATATAAGGATGGTTGTATGCCCAGCACCATATCTACGGCAGATTTCGTATTTGACCGAGAGACGGTGATGCCAGTTGAGATATCGCCGATTGAGGAATATTTCTATAATCCGGTGTTAGTTACAATGTCTTGCCCCACCAGTGAAGCAGAAATTTACTATACTACTGATGGAACTAGTCCAGACCAGAATTCATTAAGATATGAGGGACCTTTTGAGGTGGAAACTAGATGCGTAGTAAAAGCAAAAGCCTATGCAGAAAACATGATCTCCAGCCTCGTAACTACGGCTTTCTACGATTTGGCTGCACATGATCCCGTTTTTAGTGTGGAGCCCGGCATTTACTCTGATGCACAAATTGTTTCTTTGAGTTGCGAAACGATAGAGGCAGATATCCGTTATACTACAGATGGCAGTGAACCAGATGAAACATCTATGCTTTACACCGATCCCATCGAAATTGCAGTTAATACCATTATTAAAGCTCGCAGCTTTTATAGTAATTGGATTCCAAGCAGCATTGTATCTGGCTTTTACATTATCAACCTCGCTAATCAAATGGAGTTTATTCCGGCTGGTTCATTTAACAATGGTACGGCAAACGTGAATTTATCTGCATTCTATATTGGTAAAAGAGAGATCACGGAACTGGAATGGGTATATGTCATGCTGGATATGGATGAAATACGACCGGATATGCCAATCACAGAAATAAACTGGAATTCTGCGGTTGAATACTGCAATAGGCGAAGCATAATAGAGGGATATGAACCATGTTACGAATACTCAGGTTATGGCGTTAATCCGAATAATTGGCCCAATATACTAGATCATCAACAAATAACGTGCAATTGGAATGCAAACGGTTATCGAATGCCCACGGAAATGGAATGGATGTATGCAGCAAGAGGGGGGCATTTGAGCAATGATTACATCTATAGCGGATCGGATAACATCGACTTAGTAGCTTGGTATAGCGGCAGTGCTATAACCGAACCACAATTTGTGGGCACAAAAGAGCCAAATGAACTTGGCTTATACGATATGAGCGGCAATGTATGGGAGTTTTGTTGGGATTTTTATATTCATGAATATACCAATACGCAATCTACTGATCCCGTAGGACCAAGCAGCGGGCAATATAGAGTATTAAGAGGCGGAAGTTTTAGCACTGACGCTACAAATTGCACTGTATCCAGAAGGTTTTCTACTCCAGCAAATCTCACAGCTGATGCCCATGGCTTAAGAGTTGCAAGAAAGTACTAA